The following DNA comes from Syngnathoides biaculeatus isolate LvHL_M chromosome 18, ASM1980259v1, whole genome shotgun sequence.
GTCGACGTGGTGAAGGAATGTAGAGTCACGTTGGCTTGCAAATTGGCCGCatggcacacataaacacacattttCATGCAGGCAGCTCAGTCCGACAAGCAATGTGACCTGCTTTTGGACTTAAGTCAGATTGTTTTACAACATTTTTACATTGCTTAATATTACCAGAATCTAATTTCTTTTTACACTGCAAATCAGGGGCGGAAAAAGGTAATGGGTCACATTTAATTTGGACAACAGACAGATGGGCCAaatcattcataaaaaaaaaaaaaaaagtaaaaaacaatatatatccTTTTTCTTTACTAAATCACTTAACCAATTACATGCCAAattaatagaaaataaatatttttaatatgtttattgttttgcttcattttttcttCAGTCAACTTTTAAAAGACACACTctgcattaattaaaaaataacatctAAAGTATGGACAtggattttttcaaaatattttaatattgtattACTTGCAGTAAAGAACTTaccaatcaataaaaaaaatccatccatccattttctgagccacttatccacacaagcgggagtgctggagcctatcctagctaactttggggaggagggagggtagaccttgaactggttgccagccaatcgcagggcacatcgagacaaacagtcgcactcacaatcacacctaggggcagtttaaagtgtccaattgatgttgcatgtttttgggatgtgggaggaaaccagagtgcctggagaaaacccacggaggtacggagagagcatgcaaattccacacagggagggctggaatttgaagctcggtcctcagaactctgaggcaaatgttctaacccaggggtgtcaaaatcatttttatcgcggggcacattgtagttacgttttctgtcagagggccattttgACTGAAACCACGAAAATCTTTAACCGacacatcatatttacacattaaatttatcaactccttttggaatcagacatccagggtaatgtttttttcaacttttgaaaaaacgcttgcaatatctcaaagtcatcatttatgatatgacagtttgaaattttgtttcaaatttaacaaaaatcctggaagttgatgatttgccttcgcgggccacataaaatcatggtgGGTGGGCCGCATCTGctccccaggccttgagtttgatacctgtcCTCTCACCAGTTgtcccaccatgccacccaatacaaaattaaattaaacattttaattaacCAATTAAAAGGAATAAACTGCAAAATCGAGGCAAAAAATATAATCGTGTCAGTTTGCTGGGATATTTAAAGAAGTGTGTGGTTTAcccgttttttttaatgccatacttccatgttttattctttttttgttaatgaCCACAGCTCAGCTTTCATCTCTTTTCGTTACATCATCCCCCTCTGGGAAATTAGAAATATGTGCAAATAAGAGGGCTTAACAGCCActattaatgtgtttttcagcgCATGATGCATTTTTATGACTTCATTATGCGAGAATGGATGCTTTCCGTCCACTGTTAAACCAAAAAGGGTTAAGGATGCAAGGTGAGCAGATATCCAAAATGCAGGATGACTGGTTGCACTGTGGAGATGTCCGCTTCAGCGAAGGATGCTTGCTGCAggttgttctctctctctctctctctctctctctctctctctctctctctctctctccctctccctctccctctccgtCTATCGTCGGAACTttcccacattaaaacacttgGACCATAAAAGGACACAAGACTCCGTGACCCGCCACTGAATCAGCACTTTGGTGCCGAGGTGGAAGTCGCCCAGCCCGGCCGGGAGAGTGACTGATTGGCCGCggaggaagcagacctggacaTCCATCACCAGTGTCACTTTTGGACGGGGGCGATCTTACACCAAAATTACCGGATTCCTCAAAAACTACGGAGCTTTACATACAACACTATTTCatatttgattgttttcctTCCCTCCCTTACTTTGTCTGGCACCATGAGCGTGTGGGTGAACGGCTCGTCCTTGGACCCGTTCGCCGGCTCGCAGACGCCTCCGTCGGACTCCAACGCCACAACCAACCGCAGCAAGCACGCCCCGCCGGACCTGAGCCGGGCGGTGCCGGTGGGCATGGTGCTGGCCTCGTTCATCGGCTTCGCCATCGTGGGCAACCTGCTGGTCATCCTGTCGGTGGTGTGCAACCGCCACCTGCGCACGCCCACTAACTACTTCATCATCAACCTGGCCATCGCCGACTTGCTGCTCAGCACCACGGTGCTGCCCGTGTCCGCCACGCTGGAGGTGAGTTATTGGACGGCCGTCTCGACGTACCATCAAATGAAGGAAAAACCGAGCtcctgttcaaaaaaaaaaaaaataaaaataaaaataaaataaaataaaaaaagtaaacaaaaacaaaaaaaacaaggtggaAGTTTTACTCTTAAAATCTATCTTTGATATTATTGTGAGCCACTGCAACGTTTTGAAATAAAGATCATATTCAAATGTAtcatacctaaaaaaaataacaagttAACCTGAATAAacgtttcaaaacaaaaagtggttaACATTTAAACACAACTGAAATGTACTCATCAAACGAACtgtactggatttaaaaaaaataagtttgaagcCAGTGCGACATTATGTAGtgtttaaatacagtatagggaaaaaacacataaagttaaaaaaacccaataaatgtttgaaaagaaacataaaaatgatAGCATGTAAATGTGTTGTACTTAAATGAAACACAACTGACCTGTACAGAACCAATGTACTCTACTCAATTGGAAAACAAAGTTCAAGCAAATACATAACATAATACATACTGAACAATTTGACCATCTAATTGAGCGTCCTTGGAGTAACGCAATAATTAGGCCAGATTTCAACTCTTTGTGACGTTATTTACTTACAAAACATAATCATACCATATTTATATAATTGAATAATTTATTCTGAAACCCAGAtttcttttcaaacaattttcaatATTTCTATTATTACAGCAGACTGTTGAGGCAGTGGGCAGCTAATTGGGGCTGACCATTTTTTTCGCCCTCTAGCGGACAATCAGAGAGGTTTTTGAGTCACCGTTCACAAATTTGCTCTaaattttagtcttcaattaacataacatacatgttttggggatgtgggaggaagtgagAATATCCACATATACAGTACTACACAAGTATGAGAAAGGATACCTTTCTTCATATTGGGGCTCATTTGTACCATTTTCTAAGCAGGAATTCGTCAATTGGGGGAATTCATCtaaaattgttgatttaaacCAAAATGGTTGACTTTCTGTTTAATATCAAGCATgcgttcttgagactttttcatgtGTCCGGTTATGACTAATATGTCAACCCAATGTTGTGTTAATCGATGCAACTAGTGTCAATTAagggctgatttaaaaaataataataataaaaatgtttttaaaccctCCACTAATTAATGATTTTGgtagagttttgtttttttttgggacccctaaaatacacaatttctcACCAGGACACACATACTTGCAAAAATTGGCCGCATTTTGGGCATGTTCATGCCCTTGTATGGTTATTAACCAAAGCGCATAATTTTATCTGCTATTAAATCACTAGATTGCTAGTACACAAGGTTTAAAAACATTGTCATCTCATATGTTTCATCATCAAATATACATGTAGTATGTAGACGTGTGTatttatacatgtatatatatgtgtgatgTTACAGTCTAGTGGACAAGGCATACACATGGGCACAAAATGGCCATTGAATTAGTGCATGAAATAATGATGCAGAAACTGTTTTAAGTCTTTACATTTTACTTGttaatcatgtatttttttgtgatttaaaatatattgtgtTGGTGTTAACAAACATTACAAATTATGGATGAGCGGAATGTATTAAcaccatttccattcatttcaatatagAAAAATGGCTTGACAGATGAGTGTTTTGCAAGACAAGCTTTATCAAAGAATTAATTGATTAAACTTGTCAAGGCACCAATTGTAATacttcaaaaaatatttccaccaTCCTATCTATGCAGATTCTGGACTACTGGGTGTTCGGCCGCATCTTTTGCGATATTTGGGCTGCGGTGGATGTCCTATGCTGCACGGCGTCCATCATGTCGCTGTGCGTCATTTCCATCGACCGCTACATCGGCGTCCGTTACCCGCTGCAGTACCCGGTCATCGTGACGGAGAAGCGTGCGCTGCTCGCCATGCTGGGTGTCTGGATCCTAGCCATTGTTATCTCCATCGGACCGCTGCTCGGATGGAAGCAGCCGCCGTCGCAGGTGAGCGCGTCCCTCCCGAACACAACTTTCTGCAttttacagtggtgcctcgaaGAGGGAGTAAGAAATATTGAGTTTTTTTGCAATAAGAGAAGTTGTTCCACTGATTCTCTGAATTTGACCTGTGAGGACAAAAAACGAGTGTGAGTGGTGTAGTGTATTTTGCTTGGGAGGCATTCTCATAACACAAAACACCTGaaagtcgcgacttttttccacacgctttcaaccctgcggtctatgcggtgatgcggctaatttgtacatttttttctaacggctgcaacgGTGCACTCGAGCGCAAAgcgtaagaatgagaccggtggaatatatgtgccgaggaagtgatttttgcTGGCCCtactagcactgtgctagcatgttgctgctgtgttactcgtGTATctgagtgatatttaccagtaacttttattttaaccggccctgttagcactagcattagcaccacgctagcgttaaactctttgtaaatatcgtgtgtttcaatgtgggcacttgtggcttttacacaactgcagcgtatgtatgtaccaaatggtatttactttacaaatgtactcggtgaggcttgtaaccaggtgcgctctgtaggccgggaattacgatattaAGAAATGCTATTTAGGAGTTCCAGCCCCACATTGTCCTCCAGATGGTGTGTacaccttggccaccaggggcagTTTAATAcaggcatgcacacacaaacaaagaagagTTGTACAACTGAGTTAATCAGGGagctgcagtaatatttgtCAAGTTCcacaaaggataaagaataccgtattttctgcactataaggcgcgcctaaaagcctttaattttctcaaaagccaacggtgcgccttatatgtggatcaatattgagcctttagtgcagcgccatctaatgggTGTATAACGTAAcctcagcctctactgtagcgtctattctatgcacctcataatgcggtgcgccttatatattaAAAAGTTTTAACATAGGCAatgcattgaaggtgcgccttataatggggtgcgtcttatagtgcggaaaatacggtagatgTGTGTGAATTGTTGTATTTTCTGTCTATATGTTTGTAGAAAAATTGTTATGACAAAGAAACATACAATCCAGAAAGTTTGAGACATTGGGCTTTCTGGTGAAATTTCTGGATGAACATAAATTCGAACTATAACATCTTTATGGATTAATTTAAACAATACTTTTGGTTATAGACCTTGGTGCAGATTTTGCTGTTCTCTAGATTTAgtctttcttgttgtttttgaatTCATGAATTAACCAAGGCATTCCAGACAGAACATTGAATCTAACCTCCTCAATCCCTCCCACAGGACGACACGGAGTGCGTGATCACACAGGAGCCGTTTTACGCCCTCTTCTCCTCGCTGGGCTCCTTCTACATCCCGCTGGCCGTCATCCTCGCCATGTACTGCCGCGTCTACGTGGTGGCCAAGCGCACCACCAAGAACCTGGAAGCAGGCGTGATGAAGGAGCGGCAGCAGGACTCCAACGAGCTCACCCTCAGGATCCACTGCCGGAACCAGCAGATCCAGGACCTGTGCGCCACGTccaagagcggagggggcggggcgACCTCGGCCGGGCGCAGCACGCTGACCGTCAAGTTGCTCAAGTTCTCGAGGGAGAAGAAAGCAGCCAAGACGCTGGGTGTGGTGGTGGGCATGTTCATCCTGTGCTGGTTGCCCTTCTTCTTGGCTCTTCCCATCAGTACGTACCTCTCATCTTCAATACTGATCATCCCAAACAGTAAACAGTGACGCACTGTAattatagagaaaaaaaaaaacagggaattTGTTTTAGAGTTTGTAATTAATTGTAGACACCACAGAATAGCTCCAAAGGACTACTTTTTTCTGAATAAAGCTCCTAATTATAAAATTGTTTCCCTGGCATCACGATGCAACCTGTGGCACCAGAGCAATACAGGAATTGTAGTGTAAGCAAATTTTCAGCAAATTAGAGATAATGGTCGAAAAATAAAACCTGCGACTGGGCGGACTCGCAAATGCCACACTGTGAGTATGCAGGCGTTCACTGTAATAAGTTAAGGTTTGAGTAGtttttatttggggaaaaatggtTGGTTTTAGTTCAGCCTTTAAcagttttattatttgattcatttttgtcatatcaGGTATGTCAGATGCGAGATAAAAAGTTCACTCGTTTTCACAACCTATTTATTGTGAAATAAAAACTCAACAAAAAGAGTGAAGAAAGCAAAAACTTTCAGTGTCAAAATAAGCCAATCTAAATGCATACAATATGAAATTAATTGgtgattacaaaaacaaaggacatttttgctataatattatatatttaaattacTTTCACGAACAATCAATGCAGTTTCCAGTtaagttattttaaattgtgcttTTCAATTTATGTTTGAGTTAATGAGAATCTGTTTTCATATCTAGTTCtcattattttgttca
Coding sequences within:
- the adra1ba gene encoding alpha-1A adrenergic receptor, which translates into the protein MSVWVNGSSLDPFAGSQTPPSDSNATTNRSKHAPPDLSRAVPVGMVLASFIGFAIVGNLLVILSVVCNRHLRTPTNYFIINLAIADLLLSTTVLPVSATLEILDYWVFGRIFCDIWAAVDVLCCTASIMSLCVISIDRYIGVRYPLQYPVIVTEKRALLAMLGVWILAIVISIGPLLGWKQPPSQDDTECVITQEPFYALFSSLGSFYIPLAVILAMYCRVYVVAKRTTKNLEAGVMKERQQDSNELTLRIHCRNQQIQDLCATSKSGGGGATSAGRSTLTVKLLKFSREKKAAKTLGVVVGMFILCWLPFFLALPISSFNRNLRPPETFFKVIFWLGYFNSCLNPIIYPCYSRDFKQAFIRILRCRWKRKRQGWQAYYNYRCQQGSNNSSYLNGSQQTLSSVSHSPRCVAPKAHPPPWSSSCNNRNLLPGSDTGGRKLGPASPLTKGAGGRDRGVKRL